A genomic segment from Piliocolobus tephrosceles isolate RC106 chromosome X, ASM277652v3, whole genome shotgun sequence encodes:
- the RASL11A gene encoding ras-like protein family member 11A isoform X3, giving the protein MIVRFLTKRFIGDYEPNTGKLYSRLVYVEGDQLSLQIQDTPGGIQIQDSLPQVIDSLSKCVQWAEGFLLVYSITDYDSYLSIRPLYQHIRKVHPDSKAPVIIVGNKGDLLHARQVQTQDGIQLANELGSLFLEISTSENYEDVCDVFQHLCKEVSKMHGLSGERRRASIIPRPRSPNMQDLKRRFKQALSPKVKAPTALG; this is encoded by the exons ATGATCGTGCGCTTCCTGACCAAGAGATTCATTGGCGACTATGAACCGAATACAG GCAAGCTGTATTCACGTCTGGTCTACGTTGAGGGGGACCAGCTCTCCCTGCAGATCCAGGATACTCCCGGGGGCATCCAG ATCCAAGACAGTCTCCCCCAGGTCATCGATTCCCTGTCCAAATGCGTGCAGTGGGCTGAGGGCTTTTTGCTGGTCTATTCCATCACAGACTACGACAGCTACTTGTCCATCCGACCCCTTTATCAGCACATCCGGAAGGTCCACCCTGACTCTAAAGCCCCTGTCATCATTGTGGGCAACAAGGGGGACCTTTTGCATGCCCGGCAGGTGCAGACACAGGACGGCATTCAGCTAGCCAATGAGCTGGGCAGCCTGTTCCTTGAAATTTCCACTAGCGAAAACTATGAAGATGTGTGTGATGTGTTTCAGCATCTCTGCAAAGAAGTAAGCAAGATGCACGGCCTCAGTGGGGAAAGAAGAAGAGCCTCCATCATCCCTCGGCCCCGCTCTCCCAACATGCAGGACCTGAAGAGACGCTTCAAGCaggctctgtctcccaaagtCAAAGCCCCCACTGCACTGGGGTGA
- the RASL11A gene encoding ras-like protein family member 11A isoform X2 codes for MSKAVQGQPAPTSRTWKLPADAPKGSTTLVTHLKFTHRSGDSGWLLRAMIVRFLTKRFIGDYEPNTGKLYSRLVYVEGDQLSLQIQDTPGGIQIQDSLPQVIDSLSKCVQWAEGFLLVYSITDYDSYLSIRPLYQHIRKVHPDSKAPVIIVGNKGDLLHARQVQTQDGIQLANELGSLFLEISTSENYEDVCDVFQHLCKEVSKMHGLSGERRRASIIPRPRSPNMQDLKRRFKQALSPKVKAPTALG; via the exons ATGAGTAAGGCTGTCCAAGGGCAGCCAGCTCCCACCTCCAGAACCTGGAAGCTCCCTGCAGATGCACCAAAGGGCTCAACAACT CTCGTAACTCATCTCAAGTTCACCCACAGGTCTGGTGACTCCGGCTGGCTGCTGCGGG CAATGATCGTGCGCTTCCTGACCAAGAGATTCATTGGCGACTATGAACCGAATACAG GCAAGCTGTATTCACGTCTGGTCTACGTTGAGGGGGACCAGCTCTCCCTGCAGATCCAGGATACTCCCGGGGGCATCCAG ATCCAAGACAGTCTCCCCCAGGTCATCGATTCCCTGTCCAAATGCGTGCAGTGGGCTGAGGGCTTTTTGCTGGTCTATTCCATCACAGACTACGACAGCTACTTGTCCATCCGACCCCTTTATCAGCACATCCGGAAGGTCCACCCTGACTCTAAAGCCCCTGTCATCATTGTGGGCAACAAGGGGGACCTTTTGCATGCCCGGCAGGTGCAGACACAGGACGGCATTCAGCTAGCCAATGAGCTGGGCAGCCTGTTCCTTGAAATTTCCACTAGCGAAAACTATGAAGATGTGTGTGATGTGTTTCAGCATCTCTGCAAAGAAGTAAGCAAGATGCACGGCCTCAGTGGGGAAAGAAGAAGAGCCTCCATCATCCCTCGGCCCCGCTCTCCCAACATGCAGGACCTGAAGAGACGCTTCAAGCaggctctgtctcccaaagtCAAAGCCCCCACTGCACTGGGGTGA
- the RASL11A gene encoding ras-like protein family member 11A isoform X1: MVAVSSGSGPRSRSPAAERLEPRAASSPANRTASAILSSAASAPAPPLSSGKGRRRGGAGAAAALPGAPSPLKAAGLDSCAGSRRGPGRLVPHSPLASRLRVRRGPVRSACARDRGTRSMRPLSMSGHFLLSPIPESSSDCLLPKDIKLAVLGAGRVGKSAMIVRFLTKRFIGDYEPNTGKLYSRLVYVEGDQLSLQIQDTPGGIQIQDSLPQVIDSLSKCVQWAEGFLLVYSITDYDSYLSIRPLYQHIRKVHPDSKAPVIIVGNKGDLLHARQVQTQDGIQLANELGSLFLEISTSENYEDVCDVFQHLCKEVSKMHGLSGERRRASIIPRPRSPNMQDLKRRFKQALSPKVKAPTALG, encoded by the exons ATGGTGGCCGTATCTTCAGGGTCTGGGCCCCGGAGCCGCAGTCCTGCCGCAGAGCGCCTGGAGCCGCGAGCAGCGAGCAGCCCGGCGAACCGCACAGCCTCGGCGATACTCAGCTCCGCGGCCTCTGCTCCCGCCCCTCCCCTCAGCTCCGGGAAGGGGCGGAGACGAGGAGGAGCTGGGGCGGCCGCCGCGCTCCCGGGCGCACCAAGCCCTTTAAAAGCCGCAGGTCTTGACAGCTGTGCTGGCAGCCGCCGTGGTCCCGGACGCCTAGTCCCGCACTCCCCGCTGGCGAGCCGGCTCCGGGTGCGGCGAGGCCCAGTCCGCTCGGCTTGCGCGCGGGACCGCGGGACGCGCTCCATGCGGCCGCTCAGCATGTCCGGGCACTTTCTGCTCTCACCCATTCCCGAGTCTTCCTCGGACTGCCTCCTGCCCAAGGACATCAAACTGGCGGTGCTGGGCGCCGGCCGCGTGGGCAAGAGTG CAATGATCGTGCGCTTCCTGACCAAGAGATTCATTGGCGACTATGAACCGAATACAG GCAAGCTGTATTCACGTCTGGTCTACGTTGAGGGGGACCAGCTCTCCCTGCAGATCCAGGATACTCCCGGGGGCATCCAG ATCCAAGACAGTCTCCCCCAGGTCATCGATTCCCTGTCCAAATGCGTGCAGTGGGCTGAGGGCTTTTTGCTGGTCTATTCCATCACAGACTACGACAGCTACTTGTCCATCCGACCCCTTTATCAGCACATCCGGAAGGTCCACCCTGACTCTAAAGCCCCTGTCATCATTGTGGGCAACAAGGGGGACCTTTTGCATGCCCGGCAGGTGCAGACACAGGACGGCATTCAGCTAGCCAATGAGCTGGGCAGCCTGTTCCTTGAAATTTCCACTAGCGAAAACTATGAAGATGTGTGTGATGTGTTTCAGCATCTCTGCAAAGAAGTAAGCAAGATGCACGGCCTCAGTGGGGAAAGAAGAAGAGCCTCCATCATCCCTCGGCCCCGCTCTCCCAACATGCAGGACCTGAAGAGACGCTTCAAGCaggctctgtctcccaaagtCAAAGCCCCCACTGCACTGGGGTGA